Proteins from a genomic interval of Candidatus Methanoperedens sp.:
- a CDS encoding IS1 family transposase, which produces AYSIGKWTQETCKEMIEKLFSRVELPFPNNKIQIFSDGNDDYVFTLLEYYADTCIDYGQIVKIREN; this is translated from the coding sequence GCGTATTCTATCGGAAAATGGACTCAGGAAACCTGCAAAGAAATGATCGAAAAACTCTTCTCAAGAGTGGAACTCCCATTCCCAAATAATAAAATCCAGATTTTTTCAGATGGAAACGATGATTATGTATTCACTCTTCTTGAATACTATGCTGACACTTGTATTGATTATGGTCAAATTGTGAAAATTAGAGAAAACTGA